The Desulfonatronum sp. SC1 DNA window CGAGCCGGCGTGGCCCTTGTTCCCGGCGTTGCCTTTGGAGACGATCGCTGCGTGCGCTTCTCTTACGCCCTGGACGACCAAACCCTGATCACGGCCCTGGAATTGGTCCAAAACGCCCTGCTGGACGCGTAATCACCCTTGGGAACCAAGATCACCTTCGGCCCCAGGCCGTTCCAACCCGTCAAATTTCTGTCATGGAGTTCACTGGTCCTGATCCTGGCGGTGAACCTGCTGCTGTCCGTATTCATCGCCAACTCCGCCCGCCAGACCATGCTGGAAAAGAACCAGGAGTTCGCCATTTTATTGGCCGAAAACCTGAACCATCAAATTTTTCAGCGCTTCACCCTGCCCACGGTGATCGGTTTCGGTCGGATCGAGTTGCGTAATCCGGCCCAGTACGAGCGGCTGGACCAGATCGTGCTGTCCACGATTCACAGCTTCCACGTCCTGGAAGTGCGCATCTACGACTTCGACCACCAAATCGCCTACTCCACCAATCAGGAATTGGTGGGCAAAACCGAGGCCGCGGGCAAGGCCGTGCGGCAAGCCCTGGATCCGGGCGTTTCCAGTTTCGAGCTGGTCAGCCGCGTCTCCTCCTGGTGGGCCAGATTCTCCCTTGAACTGGCCCCGGAAAGCTTTGTTTTGCGGACCATCTACCCTTTACGGGCCGAGCGCGGGTTCGACCCGGTGACCGGGCCGGGGCCGATCATGGGCGCGCTGGAATTCACCCAGGACATCACTGAAGACTACGAGGCCGTGCTGCTGTTTCAGTTAATGATCTTGGCCGCCTCCTTCGCCTCGTCCCTGGTGCTCTTTTCCGTGCTCTACCTGTTCATCCGCCGGGCCGCCGGGACCATTGCCAAACGGGCCAAAGAAAAGGAACGGCTGGAGCGGGAACTGCACCAAAATGAAAAACTGGCCAGCATGGGCCGGACCGTGGCCAGCATCGCCCACGAAATCCGCAACCCACTGGGGATCATCCGCAGCACGGCCGAACTGCTCATGAAGCGCTCCCATAACAAGGGAGACGACGCGGACCCGCAGCAGACCCGCCTGCTCAAGGCGATTTTCGACGAGTCGCTACGGCTCTCACAAACCGTGAACGACTTCCTGGACTATGCCCGGCCCAAGGCCCCGAACAAGGCCAACGTCGACCTGTCCCAGGTCCTGGACCAGGTCCTGGCCTTCTGGGAACACGAGATGGCCGAAAAAGGCGTGAAGGTCCACCGTACCGACATGCCAGGGCTGACGGTCAGAGGCGACAAGGACCTGCTTTACCGAGCCGTCTACAACATCCTGGCCAATGCGCTGCAAGCCATGAACGGACCAGGGAACATCCATTTTAGCATACAAAAGGACTCCGCGGGCGTCACGCTGACCATCCGGGACACCGGCCCCGGCATCCCGGCGCAACTCACGGACAAAATCCTGGACCCCTTTTTCACGACCAAGGAAAAGGGCACGGGCCTCG harbors:
- a CDS encoding ATP-binding protein — encoded protein: MGTKITFGPRPFQPVKFLSWSSLVLILAVNLLLSVFIANSARQTMLEKNQEFAILLAENLNHQIFQRFTLPTVIGFGRIELRNPAQYERLDQIVLSTIHSFHVLEVRIYDFDHQIAYSTNQELVGKTEAAGKAVRQALDPGVSSFELVSRVSSWWARFSLELAPESFVLRTIYPLRAERGFDPVTGPGPIMGALEFTQDITEDYEAVLLFQLMILAASFASSLVLFSVLYLFIRRAAGTIAKRAKEKERLERELHQNEKLASMGRTVASIAHEIRNPLGIIRSTAELLMKRSHNKGDDADPQQTRLLKAIFDESLRLSQTVNDFLDYARPKAPNKANVDLSQVLDQVLAFWEHEMAEKGVKVHRTDMPGLTVRGDKDLLYRAVYNILANALQAMNGPGNIHFSIQKDSAGVTLTIRDTGPGIPAQLTDKILDPFFTTKEKGTGLGLSIVNSILRSHGALLELANHPQGGAEVRMIFPGKER